In Leptospira stimsonii, a single window of DNA contains:
- a CDS encoding 7TM diverse intracellular signaling domain-containing protein: MSCRLTKSKNKVLSNLVPIFLFLGLLSPNVLYSNPQMEVCEFGKIELALDQNPGNSIPSKPKTDLPFSELKKPFLKFGFIEQAVWVRFNIKEYPRSRCFLRIPQVTMDAAALFSKSSVQVSGDRFPYSERSVDDYYPVFHLEPSEDQNSENIYYLLVHTSSIINFPLLLESGLEYEKGSYYRNLIILFTLMLSLFITLLTGFVYRQTLDPIYLNIVGFLIFVSLEGWACFASGYKYLWPMFPEFQNITPSLFALLALASSLHFMYQFLSPTTLPIYFKKSLLVGSLVVLFLAIFTSFLSYRPLSIKIFAWTYIVSCSLIIVCTVIVFRSFRPARKITLCMIPIVVSVMVTLLYYMDVIQYHEYTVHAYVVALPTVYIVVMISLSDREKFVRRKSLSRAYDIQQLQEKLRKPERITDPNSANKAPSLQFSIDHLFKVERIFKNPELNKEDLASILRISPKDLEHFIEETTKLQSFESYINRYRVDEAKHLLKTRKDLKHLDVARRSGFVSVRELEKSFKTFTGMTPSEYKLMLYPESI; encoded by the coding sequence ATGTCCTGTCGTTTAACAAAATCTAAAAACAAAGTATTAAGTAATCTTGTTCCTATTTTTCTATTTTTAGGATTGTTGTCGCCGAACGTCCTTTACTCAAATCCGCAAATGGAGGTCTGCGAATTCGGAAAAATAGAACTCGCACTGGATCAAAATCCCGGAAATTCGATTCCTTCCAAACCGAAAACTGATCTTCCTTTTTCGGAGCTCAAAAAACCGTTTTTAAAATTCGGTTTTATCGAGCAAGCCGTATGGGTTAGATTCAATATCAAAGAATACCCGAGATCAAGATGCTTTTTAAGAATCCCTCAAGTAACCATGGACGCGGCCGCACTTTTTTCCAAATCCTCCGTTCAAGTCTCCGGAGATCGATTTCCGTATTCCGAAAGATCGGTCGACGATTATTATCCAGTATTTCATCTCGAACCTTCCGAAGATCAAAACTCGGAGAATATTTATTACCTCCTCGTTCATACTTCTTCGATTATCAATTTTCCGTTACTTTTGGAATCGGGACTTGAATACGAGAAAGGCAGTTATTATAGAAATTTAATCATTCTTTTTACGCTGATGCTCAGCCTTTTCATAACTTTACTGACCGGCTTCGTTTATCGCCAAACATTGGATCCGATCTATTTGAATATCGTCGGGTTTTTGATTTTCGTTTCGTTAGAGGGATGGGCATGTTTTGCAAGCGGCTACAAATATTTGTGGCCCATGTTTCCGGAATTTCAAAATATAACACCTTCCCTTTTCGCGTTACTCGCTCTTGCTAGTTCATTGCATTTTATGTATCAGTTTCTTTCACCGACTACGCTTCCGATATACTTCAAGAAATCGCTGTTAGTCGGCTCATTGGTCGTTCTATTTTTGGCTATTTTCACTTCTTTTCTTTCTTATCGACCTCTTTCGATAAAAATATTCGCTTGGACTTATATCGTCTCCTGTTCTTTAATCATAGTCTGTACCGTCATCGTGTTTCGTTCGTTTCGACCGGCGCGAAAAATCACACTTTGTATGATACCGATTGTTGTAAGCGTAATGGTCACACTTCTTTATTATATGGACGTCATTCAATACCACGAATATACAGTACACGCGTACGTGGTAGCTCTTCCAACCGTCTATATTGTTGTAATGATCAGCTTATCGGACCGAGAAAAATTTGTAAGAAGAAAGTCCTTGAGTCGCGCATATGACATCCAACAATTGCAGGAGAAGTTACGAAAGCCGGAACGTATTACGGATCCTAATTCCGCCAATAAAGCCCCTTCTCTGCAATTCAGCATAGATCATCTTTTTAAAGTGGAAAGAATTTTTAAAAATCCGGAATTAAACAAGGAAGATCTCGCGAGTATCTTAAGAATCAGCCCGAAAGACCTTGAACATTTCATTGAGGAAACTACGAAGCTTCAATCCTTTGAGAGTTATATAAACCGATATCGAGTTGATGAAGCAAAACATCTTTTAAAAACGAGAAAAGATTTAAAACATTTGGACGTAGCCAGAAGATCGGGCTTTGTTTCCGTAAGAGAATTGGAAAAATCCTTTAAAACATTTACCGGGATGACACCATCGGAATACAAGCTGATGCTCTATCCAGAATCGATCTAA
- a CDS encoding cation diffusion facilitator family transporter: protein MGHHHSHHHSHDHSHHAHDHHQSSSRALLIAMSFNLLYAAIEAGIGLWSGSLALLSDAGHNLMDVSSLFLAWIAIKLQQRAPSRGFTYGLKKSSILVSLLNSILLFGTFAFIVYESIEKLSKPSPVPGGMIAIVALVGVFVNFSTSFLFHKGKDSDLNLKGAYLHLLADGLVSLGVIVSGLLIQWKGIYWIDPITGLIIGLIILYGNIPLFKESLRLSLDSTPDKIHSETVEKQLKSIEGVLNIHHVHIWSLSTTENALTAHLVLQNDLTSEKRRLIKSEARAILKELQIAHVTLETEEERDNCGQIECR, encoded by the coding sequence ATGGGTCATCATCACTCGCATCACCATTCTCACGATCATTCCCATCACGCCCATGATCATCATCAAAGTTCGAGCAGAGCCTTGCTGATCGCCATGTCTTTTAATCTTCTCTATGCCGCAATCGAAGCTGGAATCGGGCTTTGGTCGGGCTCCCTTGCGTTGTTGTCGGACGCGGGCCATAACTTAATGGATGTTAGTTCTCTGTTCCTCGCTTGGATTGCGATTAAACTCCAGCAACGGGCTCCTTCGCGGGGATTTACTTACGGTTTGAAAAAATCTTCGATACTAGTCAGCCTTCTCAATTCCATTCTTCTCTTCGGAACCTTCGCATTTATCGTCTATGAATCGATTGAAAAACTTTCCAAGCCGAGTCCGGTCCCCGGTGGAATGATCGCAATCGTTGCGCTCGTTGGAGTTTTTGTAAACTTCTCCACTTCGTTTTTATTTCACAAAGGTAAGGACAGCGACTTAAACTTGAAAGGCGCTTACCTACATTTACTCGCAGACGGGTTGGTTTCCTTGGGCGTCATCGTTTCCGGCTTATTGATCCAATGGAAAGGAATCTATTGGATCGATCCTATCACCGGCCTCATCATCGGTTTGATCATCTTGTACGGAAATATTCCTCTTTTTAAGGAAAGTCTTCGATTAAGCTTGGATTCCACACCCGACAAAATCCATTCCGAAACGGTTGAAAAACAACTGAAGTCCATTGAAGGAGTATTAAATATTCATCATGTTCATATTTGGTCTCTGAGTACGACCGAAAATGCTCTAACGGCTCACCTTGTTTTACAGAACGATCTTACATCGGAAAAAAGAAGACTGATTAAATCGGAAGCGAGAGCCATTTTGAAAGAACTACAAATCGCTCACGTAACTTTGGAAACTGAAGAAGAAAGGGACAATTGCGGACAAATAGAGTGTAGATAA
- a CDS encoding PaaI family thioesterase, giving the protein MPATETITKVNEELKKMSEKMGKEFGISLEVPPKSFKEMKGEFLEIESKRILVRFPYDARFANPIGMFQGGMLCTALDNTFGPLSYITAKRPCVTTDLSTQFFRSFAPQDEYIEIEARVVAKSPAMLTMLAEVRNPKKKLIATSTTSMLILQDSMLKRMSNRQDSEE; this is encoded by the coding sequence ATGCCGGCCACTGAAACGATTACGAAAGTAAACGAAGAACTCAAAAAAATGTCCGAAAAAATGGGGAAAGAATTCGGTATCAGCCTCGAGGTTCCGCCGAAATCTTTTAAAGAAATGAAAGGGGAATTTTTGGAAATAGAATCCAAAAGAATTTTGGTCCGTTTCCCGTATGACGCTCGTTTTGCGAACCCCATCGGAATGTTTCAAGGTGGAATGCTTTGCACTGCACTGGACAACACCTTTGGACCACTTTCTTATATTACCGCGAAAAGACCCTGTGTTACAACCGATCTTTCCACACAGTTTTTTAGATCGTTCGCGCCTCAGGATGAATATATCGAAATCGAAGCAAGAGTCGTCGCGAAATCCCCCGCGATGTTGACGATGCTAGCGGAAGTCCGGAATCCGAAAAAGAAACTCATTGCTACGTCCACGACGAGTATGTTGATTTTGCAGGATTCTATGTTGAAGCGAATGAGCAATCGACAAGACTCAGAGGAATAG
- the amt gene encoding ammonium transporter, whose protein sequence is MHLMFMGATEKSLTDVLWILLCSGLVLLMQGGFLILESGLTRAKNSINVAIKNIADFGIATVLFWFIGFGLMFGNSWKGIFGTSWFLPVFPPDDFWSPAFFLFQLVFCGTAATIVSGAIAERLKFVSYIISTILISGFIYPIAGHWVWAGLYQSETHGWLSVLGFRDFAGSSVVHSVGGWVALAFLLVVGPRSGRFVDGEPPRKVTGSNLPLAMLGGIILWVGWFGFNGGSTLAFDKHVPTVLLNTVLASGAAMFSGLFVGWFRKGYPDAVLPLNGSLGGLVAITACANVVNAMEAGLIGVLAGILVSPIEDILEKLKIDDAVGAVPVHLGMGIFGTICVGVFGNLEILNSGLTRWQQIQVQLLGIVCIGAFAFGTSYLIFRTINRFFTLRVDPEEEYQGLNISEHRATTELIDLFLVMEHQKKTGDLSYNVPVEPFTEVGQIADRYNQVLGTVRITLDENEKARKELAKAYAKVQKEQERAEKLLLNVLPKSIADKLKKDSSVIAQSFSEASILFADIVGFTEIAGKFHPEKVVRILNKVFSAFDLMAEKYGLEKIKTIGDAYMVVGGLPQPRKDHTLAIAHMAWEMMEMLRRFRIREGNLKLDMRIGINTGPVVAGVIGTKKFIYDIWGDAVNVASRMESHGLSGQIQVTPSTADLISEEFSMEKREDVEIKGKGKISTFILTGRKNLPSEELFFGFRP, encoded by the coding sequence ATGCATTTAATGTTTATGGGCGCGACTGAAAAATCATTAACCGACGTTTTGTGGATCCTACTCTGTTCAGGACTTGTTCTTTTGATGCAAGGCGGATTCTTAATTTTAGAATCCGGTCTAACCAGGGCCAAAAATTCCATCAACGTAGCGATAAAGAATATCGCCGACTTTGGGATCGCCACGGTCCTTTTTTGGTTTATCGGTTTCGGTCTTATGTTCGGAAATTCTTGGAAAGGAATTTTCGGCACCTCTTGGTTCTTACCAGTATTTCCTCCGGACGATTTCTGGAGTCCCGCCTTCTTTTTATTCCAATTGGTGTTTTGTGGAACAGCCGCAACGATCGTATCGGGCGCGATCGCGGAAAGACTCAAGTTCGTTTCTTATATCATCTCTACGATTTTAATCTCCGGTTTTATTTATCCGATTGCGGGACATTGGGTTTGGGCGGGACTTTATCAATCGGAAACCCACGGTTGGTTATCCGTTTTAGGTTTTAGAGATTTTGCCGGTTCTTCGGTAGTTCATAGTGTCGGAGGCTGGGTAGCGCTGGCCTTTCTACTCGTAGTCGGTCCTAGGAGTGGGAGATTCGTAGACGGTGAACCGCCGCGAAAGGTAACCGGGAGCAATCTCCCCTTGGCTATGTTAGGTGGAATTATTCTCTGGGTGGGATGGTTCGGATTCAACGGAGGGAGCACACTTGCATTCGACAAACACGTTCCTACCGTTCTTTTAAACACAGTTCTCGCTTCGGGGGCCGCCATGTTTTCCGGATTGTTCGTGGGATGGTTTCGAAAAGGATATCCGGATGCGGTTCTCCCATTAAACGGATCATTAGGCGGACTCGTCGCGATCACGGCTTGTGCGAACGTCGTCAATGCGATGGAAGCCGGATTGATAGGAGTTCTTGCCGGAATTCTCGTTTCTCCCATCGAAGATATATTAGAAAAACTTAAAATTGACGACGCGGTCGGAGCGGTACCGGTTCACTTGGGGATGGGAATTTTCGGAACGATCTGCGTCGGAGTTTTCGGGAATCTTGAAATTCTGAACTCAGGTTTAACACGTTGGCAACAGATTCAGGTTCAGCTTTTAGGAATCGTTTGTATCGGAGCATTCGCCTTCGGAACGTCCTATCTAATTTTTCGTACGATCAACCGATTCTTTACCTTAAGAGTCGATCCGGAAGAAGAATACCAAGGATTGAATATTTCTGAACATAGGGCGACAACCGAATTGATCGATCTCTTTCTGGTTATGGAGCACCAAAAAAAAACGGGAGATTTGAGTTATAACGTTCCCGTGGAACCATTCACGGAAGTCGGCCAAATCGCGGATAGATACAATCAAGTACTCGGAACGGTTCGAATCACCTTGGACGAAAATGAAAAGGCGAGAAAGGAACTCGCTAAGGCTTATGCGAAGGTACAAAAGGAACAGGAAAGAGCCGAAAAACTTTTGTTAAACGTACTTCCTAAATCTATCGCGGATAAACTGAAAAAGGATAGTTCGGTCATCGCTCAAAGCTTTAGCGAAGCGAGCATATTATTTGCCGATATAGTCGGTTTTACCGAAATCGCGGGCAAATTTCATCCTGAAAAAGTTGTTCGAATTCTTAACAAGGTATTTTCCGCTTTCGATTTGATGGCTGAAAAATACGGTCTTGAAAAGATCAAAACGATCGGCGATGCGTATATGGTCGTCGGCGGTCTTCCACAACCGAGAAAGGACCATACATTAGCAATTGCTCATATGGCCTGGGAAATGATGGAGATGCTCAGACGATTTAGAATTCGAGAAGGGAATCTAAAACTCGATATGCGGATCGGAATTAATACGGGTCCCGTTGTCGCCGGAGTGATCGGAACGAAAAAGTTCATCTACGATATTTGGGGGGATGCGGTCAACGTAGCAAGTAGAATGGAATCTCACGGTTTAAGCGGACAAATTCAGGTTACACCTTCCACTGCAGATTTGATCTCGGAAGAATTTTCGATGGAAAAACGGGAAGACGTCGAGATCAAAGGAAAAGGTAAGATCAGCACATTCATTCTTACCGGACGGAAAAATCTTCCGTCCGAAGAACTCTTTTTCGGATTTAGGCCTTAA
- a CDS encoding cyclic nucleotide-binding domain-containing protein, which yields MPPESPNILNHIQPIEYNKGQIIFRQGDPSKDQMFFISKGSVVLSEIMDGKERAICRINENNFFGEMALLTGGKRTASAISAVDGVRLISLDSSIIENMIHKNPKFMFRMLLTAASRHYREELNFSSLQRVLKIDPSNLEFAQDYENCRIHNLGVISRIYGHLSNYFPPGKYLFRAGEPASEKLWFVLQGKLALCKVARDGSESDVRDYHPGDLLDLSSLIGSNPRVFSIKAVDDTAVVTSIDRNLLYRVLTLNPKLFFNVFKTIVYDFTILNHCSKMSKIAESGVSSGVASIPDTEEVKGESGEGLDHLAEQASSATIDDQDVASSVPETAGAPSKENS from the coding sequence ATGCCTCCTGAATCACCTAACATATTAAATCACATTCAGCCGATCGAATACAATAAAGGCCAGATTATTTTCCGGCAAGGAGATCCTTCTAAGGATCAGATGTTCTTCATTTCTAAAGGTTCCGTAGTTTTATCCGAAATCATGGACGGAAAAGAACGTGCTATTTGTCGCATTAACGAGAACAATTTTTTTGGCGAAATGGCCCTTTTAACCGGCGGAAAAAGAACCGCGTCCGCGATTTCCGCCGTCGATGGGGTTCGTTTGATCTCTTTGGACAGTAGTATCATAGAAAATATGATCCATAAAAATCCGAAGTTTATGTTTCGGATGCTTTTAACGGCGGCGAGCAGACACTATCGAGAGGAGCTCAATTTTTCCTCATTGCAACGCGTCTTAAAAATCGATCCTTCCAATTTGGAGTTCGCTCAGGATTACGAAAACTGTAGAATTCACAACCTAGGCGTAATCAGCAGAATCTACGGACATCTAAGCAATTATTTTCCTCCGGGAAAATATCTGTTTCGTGCCGGGGAACCTGCTTCCGAAAAACTTTGGTTCGTACTCCAGGGTAAATTAGCGCTTTGTAAAGTAGCGCGAGACGGATCGGAATCGGATGTAAGAGATTATCATCCTGGAGATTTACTGGATCTTTCCTCTCTAATCGGTTCTAACCCGAGAGTTTTCTCCATAAAAGCTGTCGACGATACAGCGGTTGTTACTTCCATTGATCGCAACTTGTTGTATCGAGTCCTAACCTTAAATCCGAAATTATTTTTCAACGTCTTTAAGACGATCGTCTATGATTTTACGATTCTCAATCATTGTTCTAAGATGAGTAAGATCGCAGAATCAGGCGTGAGTAGCGGAGTGGCAAGTATTCCGGACACGGAAGAAGTAAAAGGCGAGAGCGGAGAAGGGTTGGATCATCTCGCAGAGCAAGCGTCTTCAGCGACAATAGATGATCAGGACGTCGCAAGCTCCGTACCGGAAACGGCCGGAGCTCCGAGCAAAGAAAATTCTTAA
- a CDS encoding MltA domain-containing protein: MRLFQILCLFILSNFVPLKSKDLEESGFIPIKKTPSLQWIEDQKTLDRALQESKSYFERLPSKWKTKLYKNSYNKKDFLSSLEKLKNILKETNSERRNIEFRKSFLLLETTDPTEGKITGYYEVIMEGRNRPEGEFSYPILETPSDLTVKKIGTEKVVGKMIQGNFVPYESRIELEDSGSWKNKTNPIAFVKIVDLHLAQLEGSAVIQLPAQNPFRITYSSDNGRKYISPSEFLNGVCPSLIPSDLRACIVEHPQEVKTAILKNPRYVFFQKESSAPRGSGGIELIPKRSAAMDPNIPLGIPVLISFDSPSVKEENRLVFVHDRGSKITGHGRLDYFLGTGKKAEEQAGRIQTPGRIVLILPKK; encoded by the coding sequence ATGCGCCTTTTTCAAATCCTCTGTCTATTTATCCTATCAAATTTTGTTCCGTTAAAATCTAAGGACTTGGAAGAATCCGGCTTTATTCCGATAAAAAAAACGCCGAGCCTTCAATGGATCGAAGACCAGAAAACCTTGGACCGCGCCTTACAAGAATCGAAGTCTTATTTTGAAAGGCTACCCTCAAAATGGAAAACGAAACTTTATAAGAATTCTTACAATAAAAAGGACTTTCTAAGCTCCCTGGAGAAGTTAAAAAACATTCTGAAAGAAACGAACTCTGAAAGACGAAACATTGAATTTCGGAAATCATTCCTTCTTCTGGAAACAACCGATCCGACCGAAGGAAAGATCACCGGATATTATGAAGTTATCATGGAAGGAAGAAACCGCCCGGAAGGAGAGTTTTCATATCCGATCTTAGAAACTCCTTCGGACCTAACCGTAAAAAAAATTGGAACGGAGAAAGTAGTCGGCAAGATGATCCAAGGTAACTTCGTACCTTACGAAAGCAGAATCGAATTGGAGGATTCCGGCTCCTGGAAAAACAAAACGAATCCTATCGCTTTTGTTAAAATCGTCGATCTTCATCTGGCTCAACTAGAAGGTTCGGCGGTGATTCAATTACCGGCACAGAATCCATTTCGCATAACGTATTCCTCTGATAACGGTAGAAAATATATCAGTCCTTCGGAATTTTTAAACGGCGTTTGTCCAAGTCTGATTCCCTCCGATCTAAGAGCTTGTATCGTCGAACATCCTCAAGAGGTTAAAACAGCAATTTTAAAAAATCCTCGTTATGTGTTCTTTCAAAAAGAATCTTCAGCTCCGAGAGGAAGCGGAGGAATCGAATTGATTCCCAAAAGATCGGCGGCTATGGACCCTAATATCCCATTGGGTATTCCCGTTTTGATTTCCTTCGACTCGCCTTCAGTTAAGGAGGAGAACCGTTTGGTCTTTGTTCATGATCGCGGATCGAAAATAACGGGACACGGAAGACTGGATTACTTTTTGGGAACCGGTAAGAAGGCGGAAGAACAAGCAGGACGCATCCAAACACCGGGAAGAATCGTCCTTATTCTGCCGAAGAAGTAG
- a CDS encoding TetR/AcrR family transcriptional regulator, with product MKLVGDTKEKIVHLARDYFQSVGFQSFSFQDIADDLGIKKPSIHYHYSSKEELGLELLEIFYKDFEEYIENLTERPPRVRLFSLFKLYEAYTGENGKICPFGVVGNEYHVLSQPIRDKALILHNQHRDFLIQTLSDGAKEGSFFLSLSTKDTADLFMSAIQGAMQIARIRKDRDYFPRIIKSLKSMIQIKEHKNAGH from the coding sequence ATGAAGCTCGTCGGAGATACTAAGGAAAAGATCGTTCATCTCGCGAGAGATTATTTTCAGAGCGTTGGATTTCAATCTTTCAGCTTTCAAGATATCGCGGATGATCTTGGGATTAAAAAGCCCAGCATTCATTATCACTATTCTTCGAAAGAAGAATTGGGTTTGGAGCTTCTGGAAATCTTTTATAAAGATTTTGAGGAATATATTGAAAACCTAACGGAACGACCTCCGAGAGTTCGATTGTTCAGTTTGTTTAAACTCTACGAAGCCTATACGGGGGAAAATGGAAAAATCTGTCCATTCGGTGTTGTCGGCAACGAATATCACGTGTTGAGTCAGCCGATAAGAGATAAAGCGCTGATTCTTCACAATCAGCACCGTGATTTTCTCATTCAAACGTTAAGCGACGGTGCCAAAGAAGGGTCGTTTTTTCTTTCCTTATCCACGAAAGATACGGCGGATCTTTTTATGTCCGCAATTCAAGGAGCGATGCAGATTGCAAGGATTCGTAAAGATCGAGATTACTTTCCTCGAATAATCAAAAGTCTCAAATCGATGATTCAAATTAAGGAGCATAAAAATGCCGGCCACTGA
- the map gene encoding type I methionyl aminopeptidase yields the protein MSIETEKDLIGLKRIGKIVGLVLKEMKLYAKAGMSTKELDDFGLNLLKKYGARSAPAITYNFPGATCISVNREVAHGIPSSKKILKNGDLINIDVSAELGGYFGDNGSSFILEGGHPILSSLVDCSRTSLYKGLSVARAGNRISDIGKAIHEEAKSYGFTVIKNLMGHGTGGSLHEAPKYIPCYEDKKYSQKLKSGMVIAIETFISTKSEIAMETSDGWTLVTRDGSYVAQQEHTIVVTEEEPILLTASNGI from the coding sequence ATGTCCATTGAAACGGAAAAAGACCTGATCGGTCTGAAAAGGATCGGCAAAATCGTAGGACTCGTTTTGAAAGAAATGAAATTATATGCGAAAGCGGGAATGTCCACCAAAGAACTGGATGACTTTGGTTTGAATCTTCTCAAAAAATACGGAGCGAGATCCGCGCCGGCGATTACTTACAATTTTCCTGGAGCGACTTGTATCAGCGTCAACCGGGAAGTCGCTCACGGAATTCCCTCCTCAAAGAAGATTCTAAAAAACGGGGATCTGATCAACATCGACGTTTCCGCTGAACTCGGAGGATATTTTGGGGACAACGGAAGCTCTTTCATTCTTGAGGGAGGCCATCCGATTCTTAGCTCGCTCGTAGATTGTTCTAGAACGTCCCTCTACAAGGGACTTTCCGTGGCCCGAGCGGGAAATCGTATCAGCGATATAGGCAAAGCGATCCACGAAGAAGCGAAATCATACGGATTTACCGTGATCAAAAATTTAATGGGACATGGAACCGGAGGAAGTCTCCACGAGGCTCCGAAATATATCCCCTGTTACGAAGACAAAAAATATTCTCAAAAATTAAAATCGGGAATGGTCATCGCGATAGAAACGTTCATATCGACTAAATCCGAAATCGCGATGGAGACCTCGGACGGATGGACACTCGTAACCAGAGACGGGAGCTACGTCGCACAACAGGAACATACGATCGTCGTAACGGAAGAAGAACCGATTCTCCTCACGGCAAGCAACGGAATTTAA